A DNA window from Setaria viridis chromosome 2, Setaria_viridis_v4.0, whole genome shotgun sequence contains the following coding sequences:
- the LOC117846084 gene encoding probable NAD(P)H dehydrogenase subunit CRR3, chloroplastic: MACHLGLAGATAAAAAAARAPRLAVLASASASAAGEPARRIIRRRAPPGQQGSAPAPPAQPSVAEVRRAIGVEDAAASAASSREEKNSAFMELIASTPIGQPESEPERRLREAAEWVVDTTETRACQGQKSFLVLCMMTFPAWFLLMFIALGVIKLPFDVPGLDNLLM, from the exons ATGGCCTGCCacctcggcctcgccggcgccaccgccgccgccgccgccgccgcccgcgcccctcgcctcgccgtgctcgcctccgcctccgcgtccgCCGCTGGAGAGCCTGCGCGCCGCATCatccgccgccgtgcgccgccgggtCAGCAGGGTTCGGCCCCCGCGCCCCCCGCCCAGCCGTCCGTCGCGGAGGTGCGGCGCGCCATCGGGGTCGAAGACGCCGCCGCGTCTGCCGCCTCCTCCAGGGAGGAGAAGAACTCCGCGTTCATGGAGCTAATCGCCTCCACCCCCATCGGGCAGCCTGAGAGCGAGCccgagcgccgcctccgcgaGGCCGCCGAGTGGGTCGTCGACACCACCGAGACGCGCGCTTGCCAAG GACAGAAGTCTTTCTTAGTGCTATGCATGATGACATTTCCTGCGTGGTTCTTGCTCATGTTTATTGCCCTTGGAGTTATAAAGTTACCATTTGATGTTCCGGGTCTGGATAATCTCCTAATGTAA